One segment of bacterium DNA contains the following:
- a CDS encoding xanthine dehydrogenase family protein molybdopterin-binding subunit: MSGRHVGAIVRRREDPRLLTGRGRYVDDIPVDRCAHAVIVRSTHAHARLAGVDLDGARGHPSIIACFAFADLADVLGPLPSAGLPPPALEARVGFRLRMAPQLPLAAGRVRYVGEPVAVVVAESRAAAEDARGLVGVDYDPLPVVADAERGVEAGAPLVHPEWGDNVAVGFTVRIGDPDRAFAGAPVRMRATFRIPRSAGIPLEPRGILAVPGPREGDVTVWASTQVPHLLQRALAERLGVAAHQVRVVAPDVGGGFGTKCSVYPEDVLIPTLAVRLRRPVKWIEARREHFQSATHSREQVHEAEIAASADGAVLGFRDRLLLDQGAYNPWGIVQPYNTVAHLLGPYRVRHAAFEARSVVTNKTPHAPYRGAGRPEAVFVMERMLDLLAGRLGIDPADLRRRNTVRGDEMPYDTGLLYRDGHPCVYDSGDFSDALERALVAVGYDAFRRDQPGLRSRGTYRGVGLAAYVEGTGIGPYESAAVRVDATGKVLVATGACSQGQGHETTFAQIAADALGVDVDDITVAGGDTREVAAGIGTFASRSLVVAGNAVAGAAQDVRQKLLRAGAVLLEAAEGDLDVADGRVFVRGQAGRGLPLADIVRSSLPTLQGPRVADPVFEASRVHTVPTVTFASAVHIALVEVDPETGLVTIARYVVAHDCGRVVHPLIVEGQIHGGVAQGIGGGLGEALVYDAAGQLLSGSLADYALPKARDLPRIEAIHLEHPSPRNPLGVKGVGEGGAIAPPAALANAIEDALAPLGVRITEGPATPERIVALIRAAAG, encoded by the coding sequence ATGAGCGGCCGGCACGTCGGCGCCATCGTCCGCCGGCGTGAGGACCCGCGTCTGCTCACCGGTCGCGGCCGGTACGTCGACGACATTCCCGTCGATCGATGTGCGCACGCGGTGATCGTCCGCAGCACCCACGCCCACGCCCGCCTCGCGGGCGTAGACTTAGACGGGGCCCGCGGTCATCCGTCGATCATCGCCTGCTTCGCGTTCGCCGACCTCGCAGACGTGCTCGGCCCGCTGCCGTCGGCCGGCCTGCCGCCTCCCGCGCTCGAGGCGCGCGTTGGGTTCCGGCTGCGGATGGCGCCGCAGCTGCCGCTCGCCGCCGGCCGGGTGCGCTACGTCGGCGAACCGGTGGCGGTGGTGGTGGCGGAGAGCCGCGCGGCCGCGGAAGACGCCCGCGGGCTCGTCGGCGTGGACTATGACCCGCTTCCCGTCGTGGCGGATGCCGAGCGGGGCGTCGAGGCCGGGGCGCCGCTCGTCCACCCGGAGTGGGGCGACAACGTCGCGGTCGGCTTCACCGTGCGCATCGGCGATCCCGACCGGGCGTTCGCCGGCGCGCCGGTCCGGATGCGGGCGACGTTTCGGATCCCGCGATCCGCGGGGATTCCGCTCGAGCCGCGCGGGATTCTGGCGGTGCCCGGTCCGCGGGAGGGGGACGTCACCGTCTGGGCCTCCACCCAGGTGCCGCATCTGCTCCAGCGGGCGCTCGCCGAGCGCCTCGGCGTGGCCGCGCACCAGGTGCGGGTCGTCGCGCCCGACGTGGGCGGAGGGTTCGGCACCAAGTGCTCGGTGTATCCCGAGGACGTCTTGATCCCGACCCTCGCGGTGCGGCTCCGCCGTCCGGTGAAATGGATCGAGGCGCGCCGCGAGCACTTTCAGAGCGCCACGCATTCGCGGGAGCAGGTGCACGAGGCCGAGATCGCCGCATCGGCGGACGGCGCCGTGCTGGGGTTTCGCGATCGCCTCCTGCTCGATCAGGGGGCGTACAATCCCTGGGGGATCGTGCAGCCGTACAATACGGTGGCGCATCTGCTCGGTCCGTATCGCGTGCGGCACGCGGCCTTTGAGGCGCGGTCCGTCGTGACCAACAAGACGCCGCACGCACCCTATCGCGGCGCCGGCCGTCCCGAGGCGGTGTTTGTGATGGAGCGGATGCTGGACCTTCTCGCCGGGCGCCTCGGCATCGATCCCGCGGACCTGCGCCGCCGCAACACCGTCCGGGGCGACGAGATGCCGTACGACACGGGCCTGCTCTACCGCGACGGGCACCCGTGCGTCTATGACAGCGGCGACTTCTCCGACGCGCTCGAGCGGGCGCTCGTGGCGGTCGGGTACGACGCGTTTCGCCGCGACCAGCCGGGCCTGCGGTCACGGGGCACGTACCGCGGGGTCGGTCTTGCCGCCTACGTGGAGGGGACGGGGATCGGGCCCTACGAGAGCGCGGCGGTGCGCGTGGACGCGACGGGCAAGGTCCTCGTAGCCACCGGCGCGTGCTCGCAGGGCCAGGGACACGAAACCACCTTCGCCCAGATCGCCGCCGACGCCCTCGGCGTTGACGTCGACGACATTACGGTGGCCGGCGGCGATACGCGCGAGGTGGCCGCCGGCATCGGGACCTTCGCCAGCCGCAGCCTGGTCGTGGCGGGCAACGCCGTGGCCGGCGCGGCCCAGGACGTGCGGCAGAAGCTCCTGCGGGCCGGCGCCGTGCTGCTGGAGGCGGCAGAAGGCGATCTCGACGTGGCGGACGGGCGGGTGTTCGTGCGGGGCCAGGCCGGGCGCGGACTGCCGCTTGCCGATATCGTGCGGTCCAGCCTGCCGACGCTCCAAGGCCCGCGCGTGGCTGATCCCGTCTTCGAGGCGTCACGAGTCCACACCGTGCCCACGGTGACTTTTGCCAGCGCGGTGCACATCGCGCTCGTCGAGGTGGATCCGGAAACAGGCCTGGTCACGATCGCACGGTATGTCGTCGCCCACGACTGCGGCCGCGTGGTCCACCCGCTCATCGTCGAAGGCCAGATCCACGGCGGGGTCGCCCAGGGCATCGGAGGCGGGTTGGGGGAGGCGCTCGTGTACGATGCCGCCGGACAACTCCTCTCCGGCTCGCTCGCGGACTACGCGCTCCCCAAGGCGCGTGACCTGCCGCGCATCGAGGCGATTCACCTCGAGCATCCGTCGCCGAGGAACCCGCTCGGCGTGAAGGGCGTCGGCGAGGGCGGCGCGATCGCCCCGCCCGCCGCGCTGGCCAACGCGATCGAGGACGCCCTCGCGCCGCTCGGCGTGCGGATTACGGAGGGGCCGGCGACACCCGAGCGGATCGTCGCGCTCATCCGAGCCGCCGCCGGATGA